The Harpia harpyja isolate bHarHar1 chromosome 13, bHarHar1 primary haplotype, whole genome shotgun sequence genome contains a region encoding:
- the LOC128150222 gene encoding cytosolic purine 5'-nucleotidase-like isoform X1: MGSEGERGPAAAPGPGDPRALRRDCQHRIFVNRSLALEKIKCFGFDMDYTLAMYKSPDYEELAFALLLEHLVSIGYPHEILAYKYDPTFPTRGLVFDALYGNLLKVDSHGNLLVCAHGFRFLKGAEILHYYPNKFIQRDDMKRFHILNTLFNLTAPSPAEAHLYACLVDFFTNCSRYVNCDTGYKHGNLFMSFRSMFQDVREAMDSVHLSGCLKEKTLENLEKYVVKDPRVPLLLSRMKEVGKVFLATNSDYNYTDAIMSYLFDFSDGRKQAETPQRPWRSYFDLIVVDTRKPLFFAEGTVLRQVNTDTGKLRIGTYTGPLQHCAVYSGGSSDVVCDLLGVKGKDILYMGDHIFGDILKSKKRQGWRTFLVVPELARELQVWTEKSELFEELRSLDLFLAELYQHLDSGSSERPDISSIKRRIQKVTHEMDMCYGKMGSLFRCGSRQTLFANQLMRYADLYAASFINFLYYPFSYLFRAPPVLMAHESTVEHGRLDAGEAGTTLAPWLAQHGHPGQQVGGRGPRSRRAEESQHQQPDASGVLCPLSPPPPSQVAGVRRDSSGEEEDDGEA; the protein is encoded by the exons ATGGGCAGCGAGGGGGAGCGGGGTCCGGCGGCGGCCCCAGGCCCGGGCGACCCGCGGGCGCTGCGGAGGGACTGCCAGCACCG GATCTTCGTCAACCGGAGCCTGGCACTGGAGAAGATCAAATGCTTCGGCTTCGACATGGACTACACCTTGGCCA tgTACAAGTCCCCTGACTACGAGGAGCTGGCCTTCGCCCTGCTGCTGGAGCACCTCGTCTCCATTGGGTACCCCCACGAGATCCTCGCCTACAAGTACGACCCCACCTTCCCCACACG GGGGCTGGTGTTCGATGCCCTGTACGGGAACCTGCTGAAGGTGGACTCCCACGGGAACCTGCTGGTCTGCGCCCACGGCTTCCGCTTCCTTAAGGG GGCCGAAATCCTCCACTATTACCCCAACAAGTTCATCCAGCGGGACGACATGAAGCGCTTCCACATCCTCAACACCCTCTTCAACCTCACAG ccccctccccggcagaggCCCACCTCTACGCCTGTCTCGTGGActtcttcaccaactgctccagatACGTCAA CTGTGACACCGGCTACAAGCATGGAAACCTCTTCATGTCCTTCCGCAGCATGTTCCAGGATGTGCGCGAGGCCATGGACAGTGTCCACCTCTCG ggctgcttgaAGGAGAAGACATTGGAGAACCTGGAGAAATACGTGGTGAAGGAC CCCCGGGTGCCGCTGCTGCTGAGCCGCATGAAGGAGGTGGGGAAGGTCTTTCTGGCCACCAACAGCGACTATAACTACACCGAC GCCATCATGTCCTACCTGTTTGACTTCAGCGATGGACGCAAG CAGGCCGAGACCCCGCAGCGCCCCTGGCGATCCTATTTTGACCTCATCGTGGTGGACACCCGCAAGCCACTCTTCTTCGCCGAGGGCACTGTCCTGCGCCAAGTCAACACG GATACGGGGAAGCTGCGCATTGGGACATACACTGGCCCGCTCCAGCACTGCGCTGTCTACTCCGGCG GCTCCTCGGACGTGGTGTGTGACCTGCTGGGCGTGAAGGGCAAAGACATCCTCTACATGGGGGACCACATCTTCGGGGACATCCTCAAGTCCAAGAAGCGGCAGGGCTGGCGTACCTTCCTGGTGGTGCCAGAGCTGGCCCGCGAGCTGCAGGTCTGGACGGAGAAGAGCG AGCTGTTTGAGGAGCTGCGGAGCCTGGACCTTTTCCTGGCGGAGCTGTACCA GCACTTGGACAGTGGCAGCAGCGAGCGCCCGGACATCAGCTCCATCAAGCGTCGGATCCAG AAAGTCACGCACGAGATGGACATGTGCTACGGGAAGATGGGCAGCCTCTTCCGCTGCGGCTCACGCCAGACGCTCTTCGCCAACCAGCTGATGCGCTACGCAGACCTCTACGCCGCCTCGTTCATCAACTTCCTCTACTACCCCTTCAGCTACCTCTTCCGAGCACCCCCTGTCCTG ATGGCACATGAGTCGACGGTGGAGCACGGCCGCCTGGACGCGGGGGAGGCAGGCACGACCCTGGCACCCTGGCTGGCCCAGCATGGCCACCCCGGCCAGCAGGTGGGTGGCAGGGGACCGAGGAGCAGAAGGGCAGAGGAGTCCCAGCACCAGCAACCCGATGCCAGTGGAGTCCTGTGCCCACTGAGCCCCCCACCTCCTTCTCAGGTTGCTGGGGTACGCCGGGACTccagcggggaggaggaggatgacggAGAAGCCTGA
- the LOC128150222 gene encoding cytosolic purine 5'-nucleotidase-like isoform X5 yields the protein MGSEGERGPAAAPGPGDPRALRRDCQHRIFVNRSLALEKIKCFGFDMDYTLAMYKSPDYEELAFALLLEHLVSIGYPHEILAYKYDPTFPTRGLVFDALYGNLLKVDSHGNLLVCAHGFRFLKGAEILHYYPNKFIQRDDMKRFHILNTLFNLTAPSPAEAHLYACLVDFFTNCSRYVNCDTGYKHGNLFMSFRSMFQDVREAMDSVHLSGCLKEKTLENLEKYVVKDPRVPLLLSRMKEVGKVFLATNSDYNYTDAIMSYLFDFSDGRKQAETPQRPWRSYFDLIVVDTRKPLFFAEGTVLRQVNTDTGKLRIGTYTGPLQHCAVYSGGSSDVVCDLLGVKGKDILYMGDHIFGDILKSKKRQGWRTFLVVPELARELQVWTEKSELFEELRSLDLFLAELYQHLDSGSSERPDISSIKRRIQKVTHEMDMCYGKMGSLFRCGSRQTLFANQLMRYADLYAASFINFLYYPFSYLFRAPPVLMAHESTVEHGRLDAGEAGTTLAPWLAQHGHPGQQVAGVRRDSSGEEEDDGEA from the exons ATGGGCAGCGAGGGGGAGCGGGGTCCGGCGGCGGCCCCAGGCCCGGGCGACCCGCGGGCGCTGCGGAGGGACTGCCAGCACCG GATCTTCGTCAACCGGAGCCTGGCACTGGAGAAGATCAAATGCTTCGGCTTCGACATGGACTACACCTTGGCCA tgTACAAGTCCCCTGACTACGAGGAGCTGGCCTTCGCCCTGCTGCTGGAGCACCTCGTCTCCATTGGGTACCCCCACGAGATCCTCGCCTACAAGTACGACCCCACCTTCCCCACACG GGGGCTGGTGTTCGATGCCCTGTACGGGAACCTGCTGAAGGTGGACTCCCACGGGAACCTGCTGGTCTGCGCCCACGGCTTCCGCTTCCTTAAGGG GGCCGAAATCCTCCACTATTACCCCAACAAGTTCATCCAGCGGGACGACATGAAGCGCTTCCACATCCTCAACACCCTCTTCAACCTCACAG ccccctccccggcagaggCCCACCTCTACGCCTGTCTCGTGGActtcttcaccaactgctccagatACGTCAA CTGTGACACCGGCTACAAGCATGGAAACCTCTTCATGTCCTTCCGCAGCATGTTCCAGGATGTGCGCGAGGCCATGGACAGTGTCCACCTCTCG ggctgcttgaAGGAGAAGACATTGGAGAACCTGGAGAAATACGTGGTGAAGGAC CCCCGGGTGCCGCTGCTGCTGAGCCGCATGAAGGAGGTGGGGAAGGTCTTTCTGGCCACCAACAGCGACTATAACTACACCGAC GCCATCATGTCCTACCTGTTTGACTTCAGCGATGGACGCAAG CAGGCCGAGACCCCGCAGCGCCCCTGGCGATCCTATTTTGACCTCATCGTGGTGGACACCCGCAAGCCACTCTTCTTCGCCGAGGGCACTGTCCTGCGCCAAGTCAACACG GATACGGGGAAGCTGCGCATTGGGACATACACTGGCCCGCTCCAGCACTGCGCTGTCTACTCCGGCG GCTCCTCGGACGTGGTGTGTGACCTGCTGGGCGTGAAGGGCAAAGACATCCTCTACATGGGGGACCACATCTTCGGGGACATCCTCAAGTCCAAGAAGCGGCAGGGCTGGCGTACCTTCCTGGTGGTGCCAGAGCTGGCCCGCGAGCTGCAGGTCTGGACGGAGAAGAGCG AGCTGTTTGAGGAGCTGCGGAGCCTGGACCTTTTCCTGGCGGAGCTGTACCA GCACTTGGACAGTGGCAGCAGCGAGCGCCCGGACATCAGCTCCATCAAGCGTCGGATCCAG AAAGTCACGCACGAGATGGACATGTGCTACGGGAAGATGGGCAGCCTCTTCCGCTGCGGCTCACGCCAGACGCTCTTCGCCAACCAGCTGATGCGCTACGCAGACCTCTACGCCGCCTCGTTCATCAACTTCCTCTACTACCCCTTCAGCTACCTCTTCCGAGCACCCCCTGTCCTG ATGGCACATGAGTCGACGGTGGAGCACGGCCGCCTGGACGCGGGGGAGGCAGGCACGACCCTGGCACCCTGGCTGGCCCAGCATGGCCACCCCGGCCAGCAG GTTGCTGGGGTACGCCGGGACTccagcggggaggaggaggatgacggAGAAGCCTGA
- the LOC128150222 gene encoding cytosolic purine 5'-nucleotidase-like isoform X2, whose product MGSEGERGPAAAPGPGDPRALRRDCQHRIFVNRSLALEKIKCFGFDMDYTLAMYKSPDYEELAFALLLEHLVSIGYPHEILAYKYDPTFPTRGLVFDALYGNLLKVDSHGNLLVCAHGFRFLKGAEILHYYPNKFIQRDDMKRFHILNTLFNLTAPSPAEAHLYACLVDFFTNCSRYVNCDTGYKHGNLFMSFRSMFQDVREAMDSVHLSGCLKEKTLENLEKYVVKDPRVPLLLSRMKEVGKVFLATNSDYNYTDAIMSYLFDFSDGRKAETPQRPWRSYFDLIVVDTRKPLFFAEGTVLRQVNTDTGKLRIGTYTGPLQHCAVYSGGSSDVVCDLLGVKGKDILYMGDHIFGDILKSKKRQGWRTFLVVPELARELQVWTEKSELFEELRSLDLFLAELYQHLDSGSSERPDISSIKRRIQKVTHEMDMCYGKMGSLFRCGSRQTLFANQLMRYADLYAASFINFLYYPFSYLFRAPPVLMAHESTVEHGRLDAGEAGTTLAPWLAQHGHPGQQVGGRGPRSRRAEESQHQQPDASGVLCPLSPPPPSQVAGVRRDSSGEEEDDGEA is encoded by the exons ATGGGCAGCGAGGGGGAGCGGGGTCCGGCGGCGGCCCCAGGCCCGGGCGACCCGCGGGCGCTGCGGAGGGACTGCCAGCACCG GATCTTCGTCAACCGGAGCCTGGCACTGGAGAAGATCAAATGCTTCGGCTTCGACATGGACTACACCTTGGCCA tgTACAAGTCCCCTGACTACGAGGAGCTGGCCTTCGCCCTGCTGCTGGAGCACCTCGTCTCCATTGGGTACCCCCACGAGATCCTCGCCTACAAGTACGACCCCACCTTCCCCACACG GGGGCTGGTGTTCGATGCCCTGTACGGGAACCTGCTGAAGGTGGACTCCCACGGGAACCTGCTGGTCTGCGCCCACGGCTTCCGCTTCCTTAAGGG GGCCGAAATCCTCCACTATTACCCCAACAAGTTCATCCAGCGGGACGACATGAAGCGCTTCCACATCCTCAACACCCTCTTCAACCTCACAG ccccctccccggcagaggCCCACCTCTACGCCTGTCTCGTGGActtcttcaccaactgctccagatACGTCAA CTGTGACACCGGCTACAAGCATGGAAACCTCTTCATGTCCTTCCGCAGCATGTTCCAGGATGTGCGCGAGGCCATGGACAGTGTCCACCTCTCG ggctgcttgaAGGAGAAGACATTGGAGAACCTGGAGAAATACGTGGTGAAGGAC CCCCGGGTGCCGCTGCTGCTGAGCCGCATGAAGGAGGTGGGGAAGGTCTTTCTGGCCACCAACAGCGACTATAACTACACCGAC GCCATCATGTCCTACCTGTTTGACTTCAGCGATGGACGCAAG GCCGAGACCCCGCAGCGCCCCTGGCGATCCTATTTTGACCTCATCGTGGTGGACACCCGCAAGCCACTCTTCTTCGCCGAGGGCACTGTCCTGCGCCAAGTCAACACG GATACGGGGAAGCTGCGCATTGGGACATACACTGGCCCGCTCCAGCACTGCGCTGTCTACTCCGGCG GCTCCTCGGACGTGGTGTGTGACCTGCTGGGCGTGAAGGGCAAAGACATCCTCTACATGGGGGACCACATCTTCGGGGACATCCTCAAGTCCAAGAAGCGGCAGGGCTGGCGTACCTTCCTGGTGGTGCCAGAGCTGGCCCGCGAGCTGCAGGTCTGGACGGAGAAGAGCG AGCTGTTTGAGGAGCTGCGGAGCCTGGACCTTTTCCTGGCGGAGCTGTACCA GCACTTGGACAGTGGCAGCAGCGAGCGCCCGGACATCAGCTCCATCAAGCGTCGGATCCAG AAAGTCACGCACGAGATGGACATGTGCTACGGGAAGATGGGCAGCCTCTTCCGCTGCGGCTCACGCCAGACGCTCTTCGCCAACCAGCTGATGCGCTACGCAGACCTCTACGCCGCCTCGTTCATCAACTTCCTCTACTACCCCTTCAGCTACCTCTTCCGAGCACCCCCTGTCCTG ATGGCACATGAGTCGACGGTGGAGCACGGCCGCCTGGACGCGGGGGAGGCAGGCACGACCCTGGCACCCTGGCTGGCCCAGCATGGCCACCCCGGCCAGCAGGTGGGTGGCAGGGGACCGAGGAGCAGAAGGGCAGAGGAGTCCCAGCACCAGCAACCCGATGCCAGTGGAGTCCTGTGCCCACTGAGCCCCCCACCTCCTTCTCAGGTTGCTGGGGTACGCCGGGACTccagcggggaggaggaggatgacggAGAAGCCTGA
- the LOC128150222 gene encoding cytosolic purine 5'-nucleotidase-like isoform X4, translating to MGSEGERGPAAAPGPGDPRALRRDCQHRIFVNRSLALEKIKCFGFDMDYTLAMYKSPDYEELAFALLLEHLVSIGYPHEILAYKYDPTFPTRGLVFDALYGNLLKVDSHGNLLVCAHGFRFLKGAEILHYYPNKFIQRDDMKRFHILNTLFNLTEAHLYACLVDFFTNCSRYVNCDTGYKHGNLFMSFRSMFQDVREAMDSVHLSGCLKEKTLENLEKYVVKDPRVPLLLSRMKEVGKVFLATNSDYNYTDAIMSYLFDFSDGRKAETPQRPWRSYFDLIVVDTRKPLFFAEGTVLRQVNTDTGKLRIGTYTGPLQHCAVYSGGSSDVVCDLLGVKGKDILYMGDHIFGDILKSKKRQGWRTFLVVPELARELQVWTEKSELFEELRSLDLFLAELYQHLDSGSSERPDISSIKRRIQKVTHEMDMCYGKMGSLFRCGSRQTLFANQLMRYADLYAASFINFLYYPFSYLFRAPPVLMAHESTVEHGRLDAGEAGTTLAPWLAQHGHPGQQVGGRGPRSRRAEESQHQQPDASGVLCPLSPPPPSQVAGVRRDSSGEEEDDGEA from the exons ATGGGCAGCGAGGGGGAGCGGGGTCCGGCGGCGGCCCCAGGCCCGGGCGACCCGCGGGCGCTGCGGAGGGACTGCCAGCACCG GATCTTCGTCAACCGGAGCCTGGCACTGGAGAAGATCAAATGCTTCGGCTTCGACATGGACTACACCTTGGCCA tgTACAAGTCCCCTGACTACGAGGAGCTGGCCTTCGCCCTGCTGCTGGAGCACCTCGTCTCCATTGGGTACCCCCACGAGATCCTCGCCTACAAGTACGACCCCACCTTCCCCACACG GGGGCTGGTGTTCGATGCCCTGTACGGGAACCTGCTGAAGGTGGACTCCCACGGGAACCTGCTGGTCTGCGCCCACGGCTTCCGCTTCCTTAAGGG GGCCGAAATCCTCCACTATTACCCCAACAAGTTCATCCAGCGGGACGACATGAAGCGCTTCCACATCCTCAACACCCTCTTCAACCTCACAG aggCCCACCTCTACGCCTGTCTCGTGGActtcttcaccaactgctccagatACGTCAA CTGTGACACCGGCTACAAGCATGGAAACCTCTTCATGTCCTTCCGCAGCATGTTCCAGGATGTGCGCGAGGCCATGGACAGTGTCCACCTCTCG ggctgcttgaAGGAGAAGACATTGGAGAACCTGGAGAAATACGTGGTGAAGGAC CCCCGGGTGCCGCTGCTGCTGAGCCGCATGAAGGAGGTGGGGAAGGTCTTTCTGGCCACCAACAGCGACTATAACTACACCGAC GCCATCATGTCCTACCTGTTTGACTTCAGCGATGGACGCAAG GCCGAGACCCCGCAGCGCCCCTGGCGATCCTATTTTGACCTCATCGTGGTGGACACCCGCAAGCCACTCTTCTTCGCCGAGGGCACTGTCCTGCGCCAAGTCAACACG GATACGGGGAAGCTGCGCATTGGGACATACACTGGCCCGCTCCAGCACTGCGCTGTCTACTCCGGCG GCTCCTCGGACGTGGTGTGTGACCTGCTGGGCGTGAAGGGCAAAGACATCCTCTACATGGGGGACCACATCTTCGGGGACATCCTCAAGTCCAAGAAGCGGCAGGGCTGGCGTACCTTCCTGGTGGTGCCAGAGCTGGCCCGCGAGCTGCAGGTCTGGACGGAGAAGAGCG AGCTGTTTGAGGAGCTGCGGAGCCTGGACCTTTTCCTGGCGGAGCTGTACCA GCACTTGGACAGTGGCAGCAGCGAGCGCCCGGACATCAGCTCCATCAAGCGTCGGATCCAG AAAGTCACGCACGAGATGGACATGTGCTACGGGAAGATGGGCAGCCTCTTCCGCTGCGGCTCACGCCAGACGCTCTTCGCCAACCAGCTGATGCGCTACGCAGACCTCTACGCCGCCTCGTTCATCAACTTCCTCTACTACCCCTTCAGCTACCTCTTCCGAGCACCCCCTGTCCTG ATGGCACATGAGTCGACGGTGGAGCACGGCCGCCTGGACGCGGGGGAGGCAGGCACGACCCTGGCACCCTGGCTGGCCCAGCATGGCCACCCCGGCCAGCAGGTGGGTGGCAGGGGACCGAGGAGCAGAAGGGCAGAGGAGTCCCAGCACCAGCAACCCGATGCCAGTGGAGTCCTGTGCCCACTGAGCCCCCCACCTCCTTCTCAGGTTGCTGGGGTACGCCGGGACTccagcggggaggaggaggatgacggAGAAGCCTGA
- the LOC128150222 gene encoding cytosolic purine 5'-nucleotidase-like isoform X3 yields MGSEGERGPAAAPGPGDPRALRRDCQHRIFVNRSLALEKIKCFGFDMDYTLAMYKSPDYEELAFALLLEHLVSIGYPHEILAYKYDPTFPTRGLVFDALYGNLLKVDSHGNLLVCAHGFRFLKGAEILHYYPNKFIQRDDMKRFHILNTLFNLTEAHLYACLVDFFTNCSRYVNCDTGYKHGNLFMSFRSMFQDVREAMDSVHLSGCLKEKTLENLEKYVVKDPRVPLLLSRMKEVGKVFLATNSDYNYTDAIMSYLFDFSDGRKQAETPQRPWRSYFDLIVVDTRKPLFFAEGTVLRQVNTDTGKLRIGTYTGPLQHCAVYSGGSSDVVCDLLGVKGKDILYMGDHIFGDILKSKKRQGWRTFLVVPELARELQVWTEKSELFEELRSLDLFLAELYQHLDSGSSERPDISSIKRRIQKVTHEMDMCYGKMGSLFRCGSRQTLFANQLMRYADLYAASFINFLYYPFSYLFRAPPVLMAHESTVEHGRLDAGEAGTTLAPWLAQHGHPGQQVGGRGPRSRRAEESQHQQPDASGVLCPLSPPPPSQVAGVRRDSSGEEEDDGEA; encoded by the exons ATGGGCAGCGAGGGGGAGCGGGGTCCGGCGGCGGCCCCAGGCCCGGGCGACCCGCGGGCGCTGCGGAGGGACTGCCAGCACCG GATCTTCGTCAACCGGAGCCTGGCACTGGAGAAGATCAAATGCTTCGGCTTCGACATGGACTACACCTTGGCCA tgTACAAGTCCCCTGACTACGAGGAGCTGGCCTTCGCCCTGCTGCTGGAGCACCTCGTCTCCATTGGGTACCCCCACGAGATCCTCGCCTACAAGTACGACCCCACCTTCCCCACACG GGGGCTGGTGTTCGATGCCCTGTACGGGAACCTGCTGAAGGTGGACTCCCACGGGAACCTGCTGGTCTGCGCCCACGGCTTCCGCTTCCTTAAGGG GGCCGAAATCCTCCACTATTACCCCAACAAGTTCATCCAGCGGGACGACATGAAGCGCTTCCACATCCTCAACACCCTCTTCAACCTCACAG aggCCCACCTCTACGCCTGTCTCGTGGActtcttcaccaactgctccagatACGTCAA CTGTGACACCGGCTACAAGCATGGAAACCTCTTCATGTCCTTCCGCAGCATGTTCCAGGATGTGCGCGAGGCCATGGACAGTGTCCACCTCTCG ggctgcttgaAGGAGAAGACATTGGAGAACCTGGAGAAATACGTGGTGAAGGAC CCCCGGGTGCCGCTGCTGCTGAGCCGCATGAAGGAGGTGGGGAAGGTCTTTCTGGCCACCAACAGCGACTATAACTACACCGAC GCCATCATGTCCTACCTGTTTGACTTCAGCGATGGACGCAAG CAGGCCGAGACCCCGCAGCGCCCCTGGCGATCCTATTTTGACCTCATCGTGGTGGACACCCGCAAGCCACTCTTCTTCGCCGAGGGCACTGTCCTGCGCCAAGTCAACACG GATACGGGGAAGCTGCGCATTGGGACATACACTGGCCCGCTCCAGCACTGCGCTGTCTACTCCGGCG GCTCCTCGGACGTGGTGTGTGACCTGCTGGGCGTGAAGGGCAAAGACATCCTCTACATGGGGGACCACATCTTCGGGGACATCCTCAAGTCCAAGAAGCGGCAGGGCTGGCGTACCTTCCTGGTGGTGCCAGAGCTGGCCCGCGAGCTGCAGGTCTGGACGGAGAAGAGCG AGCTGTTTGAGGAGCTGCGGAGCCTGGACCTTTTCCTGGCGGAGCTGTACCA GCACTTGGACAGTGGCAGCAGCGAGCGCCCGGACATCAGCTCCATCAAGCGTCGGATCCAG AAAGTCACGCACGAGATGGACATGTGCTACGGGAAGATGGGCAGCCTCTTCCGCTGCGGCTCACGCCAGACGCTCTTCGCCAACCAGCTGATGCGCTACGCAGACCTCTACGCCGCCTCGTTCATCAACTTCCTCTACTACCCCTTCAGCTACCTCTTCCGAGCACCCCCTGTCCTG ATGGCACATGAGTCGACGGTGGAGCACGGCCGCCTGGACGCGGGGGAGGCAGGCACGACCCTGGCACCCTGGCTGGCCCAGCATGGCCACCCCGGCCAGCAGGTGGGTGGCAGGGGACCGAGGAGCAGAAGGGCAGAGGAGTCCCAGCACCAGCAACCCGATGCCAGTGGAGTCCTGTGCCCACTGAGCCCCCCACCTCCTTCTCAGGTTGCTGGGGTACGCCGGGACTccagcggggaggaggaggatgacggAGAAGCCTGA
- the LOC128150222 gene encoding cytosolic purine 5'-nucleotidase-like isoform X6: MGSEGERGPAAAPGPGDPRALRRDCQHRIFVNRSLALEKIKCFGFDMDYTLAMYKSPDYEELAFALLLEHLVSIGYPHEILAYKYDPTFPTRGLVFDALYGNLLKVDSHGNLLVCAHGFRFLKGAEILHYYPNKFIQRDDMKRFHILNTLFNLTEAHLYACLVDFFTNCSRYVNCDTGYKHGNLFMSFRSMFQDVREAMDSVHLSGCLKEKTLENLEKYVVKDPRVPLLLSRMKEVGKVFLATNSDYNYTDAIMSYLFDFSDGRKQAETPQRPWRSYFDLIVVDTRKPLFFAEGTVLRQVNTDTGKLRIGTYTGPLQHCAVYSGGSSDVVCDLLGVKGKDILYMGDHIFGDILKSKKRQGWRTFLVVPELARELQVWTEKSELFEELRSLDLFLAELYQHLDSGSSERPDISSIKRRIQKVTHEMDMCYGKMGSLFRCGSRQTLFANQLMRYADLYAASFINFLYYPFSYLFRAPPVLMAHESTVEHGRLDAGEAGTTLAPWLAQHGHPGQQVAGVRRDSSGEEEDDGEA; the protein is encoded by the exons ATGGGCAGCGAGGGGGAGCGGGGTCCGGCGGCGGCCCCAGGCCCGGGCGACCCGCGGGCGCTGCGGAGGGACTGCCAGCACCG GATCTTCGTCAACCGGAGCCTGGCACTGGAGAAGATCAAATGCTTCGGCTTCGACATGGACTACACCTTGGCCA tgTACAAGTCCCCTGACTACGAGGAGCTGGCCTTCGCCCTGCTGCTGGAGCACCTCGTCTCCATTGGGTACCCCCACGAGATCCTCGCCTACAAGTACGACCCCACCTTCCCCACACG GGGGCTGGTGTTCGATGCCCTGTACGGGAACCTGCTGAAGGTGGACTCCCACGGGAACCTGCTGGTCTGCGCCCACGGCTTCCGCTTCCTTAAGGG GGCCGAAATCCTCCACTATTACCCCAACAAGTTCATCCAGCGGGACGACATGAAGCGCTTCCACATCCTCAACACCCTCTTCAACCTCACAG aggCCCACCTCTACGCCTGTCTCGTGGActtcttcaccaactgctccagatACGTCAA CTGTGACACCGGCTACAAGCATGGAAACCTCTTCATGTCCTTCCGCAGCATGTTCCAGGATGTGCGCGAGGCCATGGACAGTGTCCACCTCTCG ggctgcttgaAGGAGAAGACATTGGAGAACCTGGAGAAATACGTGGTGAAGGAC CCCCGGGTGCCGCTGCTGCTGAGCCGCATGAAGGAGGTGGGGAAGGTCTTTCTGGCCACCAACAGCGACTATAACTACACCGAC GCCATCATGTCCTACCTGTTTGACTTCAGCGATGGACGCAAG CAGGCCGAGACCCCGCAGCGCCCCTGGCGATCCTATTTTGACCTCATCGTGGTGGACACCCGCAAGCCACTCTTCTTCGCCGAGGGCACTGTCCTGCGCCAAGTCAACACG GATACGGGGAAGCTGCGCATTGGGACATACACTGGCCCGCTCCAGCACTGCGCTGTCTACTCCGGCG GCTCCTCGGACGTGGTGTGTGACCTGCTGGGCGTGAAGGGCAAAGACATCCTCTACATGGGGGACCACATCTTCGGGGACATCCTCAAGTCCAAGAAGCGGCAGGGCTGGCGTACCTTCCTGGTGGTGCCAGAGCTGGCCCGCGAGCTGCAGGTCTGGACGGAGAAGAGCG AGCTGTTTGAGGAGCTGCGGAGCCTGGACCTTTTCCTGGCGGAGCTGTACCA GCACTTGGACAGTGGCAGCAGCGAGCGCCCGGACATCAGCTCCATCAAGCGTCGGATCCAG AAAGTCACGCACGAGATGGACATGTGCTACGGGAAGATGGGCAGCCTCTTCCGCTGCGGCTCACGCCAGACGCTCTTCGCCAACCAGCTGATGCGCTACGCAGACCTCTACGCCGCCTCGTTCATCAACTTCCTCTACTACCCCTTCAGCTACCTCTTCCGAGCACCCCCTGTCCTG ATGGCACATGAGTCGACGGTGGAGCACGGCCGCCTGGACGCGGGGGAGGCAGGCACGACCCTGGCACCCTGGCTGGCCCAGCATGGCCACCCCGGCCAGCAG GTTGCTGGGGTACGCCGGGACTccagcggggaggaggaggatgacggAGAAGCCTGA